The following coding sequences lie in one Leptospira inadai serovar Lyme str. 10 genomic window:
- a CDS encoding methanobactin export MATE transporter MbnM, translated as MKYQYLFSLVLLALSCSELGIESKKKDSSLQATLLSVALLGKGGSGYAWNLPPGFPTPKVPVENPMSEEKVTLGRLLFFDKRLSANNTQSCGSCHQPSKAFTDGLTVSVGSTGQLHTRNAQHLSNIAYNVRQTWANPLLVKLEDQIPIPIFGDNPVELGMRDREEELLGRLRENSVYRALFQAAYPADSDPISLKSVVFAIASFERTLLSGDSPFDKYNAGHLNALNPSAIRGKNLFFGERAECFHCHAGFNFTDTVLHSETVFEEFAVHNNGLDSSRYQVPNGGLFEFTAKANDRGKFRAPSLRNVELTAPYMHDGSIPDLISVVNHYASGGSGDGRTNPNRDSLVRSFSLTESEKADLVEFLKSLTDPSFIQNRRFQDPF; from the coding sequence ATGAAATATCAATATTTATTTAGCCTAGTTCTACTAGCGCTTTCATGCTCCGAACTAGGAATCGAATCGAAAAAGAAAGATTCTTCGCTTCAAGCAACGCTCTTATCCGTCGCTTTATTGGGGAAAGGCGGATCGGGTTATGCCTGGAATCTTCCTCCGGGATTTCCCACACCTAAGGTTCCCGTGGAAAACCCGATGTCGGAAGAAAAAGTGACGCTCGGTCGTTTACTATTCTTCGATAAACGACTTTCCGCGAACAACACTCAATCCTGCGGAAGCTGTCATCAACCTTCAAAAGCGTTTACGGACGGGTTAACGGTTTCCGTCGGTTCAACGGGCCAATTACACACTCGCAACGCCCAGCACTTATCGAACATCGCTTATAACGTAAGGCAAACTTGGGCGAATCCTTTACTCGTAAAATTGGAAGACCAAATCCCGATTCCCATTTTTGGAGACAACCCGGTAGAGCTGGGAATGAGGGACCGGGAAGAGGAACTCCTCGGAAGACTAAGAGAAAATTCGGTCTATCGAGCTTTATTTCAAGCGGCGTATCCCGCGGACTCGGATCCGATTTCTTTGAAAAGTGTCGTTTTCGCGATCGCAAGTTTCGAACGAACGCTACTCTCTGGCGACTCTCCATTCGACAAATATAATGCAGGGCATTTAAATGCGCTGAACCCATCCGCAATTCGAGGTAAAAATCTTTTTTTCGGAGAACGCGCCGAATGCTTTCATTGTCACGCCGGATTCAATTTTACGGATACGGTCCTTCATTCGGAGACCGTTTTCGAAGAATTTGCGGTTCATAATAACGGCTTAGATTCGTCCCGATACCAAGTGCCGAACGGAGGACTCTTCGAGTTCACTGCAAAGGCGAATGACAGGGGAAAATTCAGGGCTCCTTCCTTAAGAAATGTAGAGCTAACGGCGCCGTATATGCACGACGGCTCCATACCGGATCTGATATCGGTCGTAAATCATTATGCGAGCGGAGGATCTGGAGACGGACGAACGAATCCAAATCGGGATTCTCTCGTGCGAAGTTTTTCCTTAACCGAATCGGAAAAAGCCGACCTCGTGGAATTCTTAAAAAGTTTAACGGATCCGAGCTTTATCCAAAATCGCAGATTTCAGGATCCTTTTTAA
- a CDS encoding LIC_11321 family protein, which translates to MLSIRSISIVLVLLAFLFIEHVWSASFAPGSPLSKQGFSLKKVAEEPGSQKKNESPSKDSEDKKKTIKGCCRIKYQGGGFDYFPATEEECVTKPGYHSFLKDSPLCFQSIWD; encoded by the coding sequence ATGTTGTCGATACGTTCGATATCAATCGTACTTGTCTTATTGGCGTTCCTATTTATAGAACATGTTTGGAGTGCCTCTTTTGCGCCCGGTTCTCCTTTGTCTAAGCAGGGCTTTTCATTGAAGAAGGTTGCGGAGGAACCTGGATCTCAAAAGAAGAACGAATCTCCCTCCAAGGATTCGGAAGATAAAAAGAAAACCATAAAAGGTTGCTGTCGTATAAAATATCAAGGCGGCGGATTCGATTACTTTCCCGCTACGGAGGAAGAATGCGTGACTAAACCGGGATATCATAGTTTTCTAAAAGATTCTCCTCTTTGTTTTCAGTCGATTTGGGATTGA
- a CDS encoding LIC11086 family outer membrane transporter, whose translation MFISLKLFSSNRWIPFFTVSAIFLLFQKSLLPHHAGEGQTMASSTRFIDPFTGKRETPSDYILITQDYQKGTIDNSNLYTTTLFGETFYSGGKFALNFSVPWIYYRQIGRDDAARYGKPYIGFKWNPFLDSTGPFFLLLEARLGFPSGGDSSKFTGGDYYSGLANVTLGASFNRWLFVIRGSGIFPLSKDHSSTTEQAGIPYWAQTTNTLQTPETFPKTQKVTQWFGYATYRLTPNLNVFAGYLIRIPYVNVIGGGSLVNETPNNRKTFPRTFKEVSSGFSCKAFKGSYLTIAGRFPLERDSDIRLYDYAITTSLSFEIPEWRNSKSPGEEKKSEEPNIETEAFSPMERR comes from the coding sequence ATGTTTATTTCCCTGAAATTATTTTCTTCCAATCGATGGATTCCTTTTTTTACGGTCTCTGCAATATTCCTTCTTTTTCAAAAATCTCTTTTACCTCATCATGCAGGAGAGGGACAAACAATGGCATCGTCCACCCGATTCATAGACCCATTTACGGGAAAAAGAGAAACGCCGTCGGATTATATTTTGATAACTCAGGATTATCAAAAAGGAACGATCGATAATTCGAATCTGTACACTACCACACTGTTCGGAGAGACGTTTTATTCGGGAGGAAAGTTTGCACTGAACTTCAGCGTACCTTGGATATACTATCGGCAAATAGGAAGAGACGATGCCGCAAGATACGGTAAGCCCTATATCGGATTTAAATGGAATCCGTTTTTAGATTCTACCGGCCCGTTTTTTTTACTATTGGAAGCAAGACTGGGATTTCCTTCCGGAGGGGATTCTAGTAAATTTACCGGAGGAGATTATTATTCCGGACTCGCCAACGTCACCCTGGGCGCGAGCTTTAATCGTTGGCTATTTGTGATTCGAGGTTCCGGAATTTTTCCGTTGTCCAAGGATCATTCCTCCACGACGGAGCAAGCCGGTATTCCTTATTGGGCACAAACAACAAATACGCTTCAAACTCCCGAAACATTTCCCAAGACCCAAAAAGTAACCCAATGGTTCGGATATGCCACGTATCGACTCACTCCGAATCTTAACGTTTTTGCAGGTTATTTGATTCGAATTCCCTACGTGAACGTAATCGGAGGCGGAAGCCTGGTAAATGAAACTCCGAATAATCGAAAAACATTTCCTCGAACCTTCAAGGAAGTCAGTTCTGGCTTTAGCTGCAAAGCCTTCAAAGGATCTTATCTTACGATAGCGGGAAGGTTTCCCTTGGAGCGGGATTCCGATATTAGATTGTACGATTATGCCATCACGACATCGTTATCTTTTGAAATTCCGGAATGGCGAAACTCCAAGTCGCCGGGGGAAGAGAAAAAATCGGAAGAACCGAACATCGAAACCGAAGCTTTCTCTCCGATGGAAAGACGATGA
- a CDS encoding MbnP family copper-binding protein: protein MFFLKTTIRALLLTSTVALSGNCNGNTEKSNMPLLLAGILASSPPPGIRFKAMAGASPLQCGKDITGHSAFRTTGTESFSEGIVRTFHIAEIMPISLKDLRLYVSNLTLLEADGSETKPASIADGKWQNGSVTLLDFEDHSGDCTGTSDTNSLIKVPLPNKLYKGIRFEVGVPEEFNHQNQALANSPLNVSGLAWGWAMGYRFLVAEFVSHDPTANGNTAVFHLGSGGCFMSAPYACSRPNRAVIDLEPPGGYNPMTQSVKLDLKALVNGWDIRAGSVSCHSENATTCASPFANLGIDFSTGNLSGTQSVFSISNE from the coding sequence ATGTTCTTTTTAAAAACAACGATACGTGCGCTACTTTTGACATCGACCGTTGCACTCTCAGGCAATTGTAACGGAAACACAGAAAAATCGAATATGCCTTTACTGCTCGCGGGGATACTCGCGAGCAGTCCTCCTCCCGGAATCCGTTTTAAGGCAATGGCGGGTGCTAGCCCATTACAATGCGGCAAGGATATTACGGGTCATTCTGCCTTTAGAACGACCGGAACGGAATCCTTTTCGGAAGGAATCGTGCGGACTTTTCACATAGCGGAAATCATGCCGATCAGCCTAAAAGATTTGAGGCTTTACGTCTCGAATCTGACCTTACTCGAAGCGGACGGTTCCGAAACGAAACCGGCATCGATAGCCGACGGAAAATGGCAGAACGGCTCCGTAACCCTGCTGGATTTTGAGGATCACTCGGGAGACTGTACGGGTACGTCGGATACCAATTCGCTTATTAAAGTCCCGCTACCCAATAAACTTTACAAAGGCATTCGCTTCGAAGTAGGAGTTCCCGAGGAATTCAATCACCAAAATCAAGCTCTCGCGAATAGCCCTTTAAACGTAAGCGGATTAGCTTGGGGATGGGCGATGGGTTATCGCTTTTTAGTCGCCGAATTCGTTTCCCACGACCCGACCGCAAACGGAAATACCGCAGTCTTCCATTTGGGTTCGGGAGGATGTTTCATGTCCGCGCCTTACGCCTGTTCTAGACCGAACAGAGCCGTCATCGATCTAGAACCTCCCGGCGGATACAATCCCATGACTCAGTCCGTAAAATTGGATCTCAAGGCTCTCGTTAACGGTTGGGATATCCGCGCTGGAAGTGTTTCCTGTCACTCCGAGAATGCGACGACTTGCGCTTCTCCTTTCGCAAACCTTGGAATCGATTTTTCAACCGGAAACTTATCCGGAACCCAATCGGTTTTTTCGATCTCGAACGAATAA
- a CDS encoding LIC_11090 family protein translates to MKGTTLVLIHCFLFHSLVFGSGWFGGILADEIKLCECNHGSRKETHATAEDLSFKTKLAAVDSFPLHTDTVNHPLPDCQSADSGEAHKCSCAKAKDKVSFLTGTLVTQIFTLDTFRFFPNLEESNIISLQTRTSGIDLSNDIERPPRFY, encoded by the coding sequence ATGAAGGGGACCACCTTAGTATTAATCCATTGCTTCCTGTTTCATAGCCTCGTTTTCGGTAGCGGGTGGTTCGGCGGAATCCTCGCCGACGAAATCAAACTTTGCGAATGCAATCATGGCAGTCGAAAAGAAACTCATGCGACCGCCGAAGATTTATCGTTCAAAACTAAGTTAGCGGCCGTCGACTCTTTCCCTCTACATACCGACACGGTAAACCATCCTTTGCCCGATTGCCAATCCGCGGACTCGGGAGAAGCTCACAAATGTTCCTGCGCAAAAGCGAAGGACAAGGTTTCGTTCCTTACCGGAACTCTCGTTACGCAGATATTCACCCTGGATACTTTCAGATTTTTCCCGAACCTCGAGGAATCGAACATCATATCCTTACAAACCAGAACTTCCGGCATCGACCTTTCCAACGATATCGAACGTCCCCCCCGCTTCTACTGA
- a CDS encoding response regulator — MSSTSSEQPNILIVEDEWLLSFNLQKTLQNLGYRIAGVAANGQDAQTIFQETDPDLVLMDISIEGDMDGIQTAQSIQRIKDVPIVFMTAYTDDSTFMRAMDSASTYAYITKPFQNHQLKSSIEIALRQQKRFGQVKESGNEYRNVIQSISEGAVSLDGEGKVIFLNHAGEELTGWRLADAMGQPGDRVLSFIQTQFGDLEEDNTDLGNNLRYIPAVLARRDGKKIRVGFRVSPIRDEDGRIIGSIVTFSELSLLTISEQRISEMEKVIQSEMRLDSIQKLAAGIAHEINNPLMGIINYGNIIRNHRSVEPDIRNYARVIIEQGERISGIVRNLILFSKSDNEEATWIRFEEIVSAVEGMISALLGSKNLELIKDIPDELPELFLKQSQIKEVLYYLLYYYAAAMASQGGGIRLTAKFMKGSDVGKPEETNLEIRVSGSLSLEIDPDNAFQPFERIQSDDTRVGMGLSVCYGIIQSNRGKLLVRKSPSGTDFFVKFPVKFR, encoded by the coding sequence ATGAGCTCAACTTCTTCTGAGCAACCGAATATCTTAATCGTTGAAGACGAATGGTTGCTATCGTTTAATCTTCAAAAGACTCTTCAAAATTTGGGTTACCGGATTGCCGGTGTGGCTGCGAACGGACAGGACGCGCAGACGATCTTTCAAGAGACCGATCCCGATCTCGTGCTCATGGATATCTCCATAGAAGGAGATATGGACGGGATTCAAACCGCGCAGAGTATCCAAAGAATCAAGGATGTGCCGATCGTTTTTATGACCGCATACACCGACGATTCCACGTTCATGCGCGCAATGGATTCCGCCTCTACGTACGCTTATATTACCAAGCCGTTTCAAAATCACCAATTGAAATCCTCGATAGAGATCGCGCTTCGTCAGCAAAAAAGATTCGGTCAGGTTAAGGAAAGCGGGAACGAATATAGGAACGTTATTCAAAGTATTTCAGAAGGTGCGGTTTCGCTCGATGGGGAAGGAAAAGTGATTTTCTTAAATCACGCCGGAGAAGAGTTAACGGGGTGGAGGTTGGCGGATGCAATGGGGCAACCCGGGGATAGGGTCCTCTCTTTTATTCAAACTCAGTTCGGCGATTTAGAAGAAGATAATACGGATTTAGGGAATAATCTGCGTTATATCCCGGCAGTACTTGCGCGTCGAGACGGTAAAAAAATTCGAGTCGGATTTAGGGTGTCGCCGATTCGGGACGAAGACGGTCGCATCATCGGGAGCATCGTAACTTTTTCGGAACTTTCTTTGCTCACCATTTCCGAGCAGAGAATCTCCGAAATGGAAAAAGTCATTCAGTCCGAAATGAGATTGGATTCCATCCAAAAACTGGCCGCAGGTATCGCACACGAAATCAATAATCCCTTAATGGGAATTATTAATTACGGAAATATTATCCGAAATCATCGCAGCGTCGAGCCGGACATCAGGAACTATGCTCGCGTTATCATCGAGCAGGGTGAAAGAATTTCGGGAATCGTTCGAAATCTCATTCTCTTTTCCAAATCCGATAATGAAGAAGCGACCTGGATCCGCTTCGAGGAAATCGTTTCGGCAGTGGAGGGGATGATTTCCGCGTTGTTAGGTTCTAAGAATTTGGAGTTAATCAAAGATATTCCCGATGAACTGCCGGAATTATTTTTAAAGCAGAGTCAAATTAAGGAAGTTCTATATTATTTACTCTACTATTATGCGGCCGCAATGGCGTCCCAAGGCGGCGGCATCCGGCTGACCGCAAAATTCATGAAAGGTAGCGATGTCGGAAAGCCGGAAGAAACGAATCTAGAAATTCGCGTATCCGGTTCCTTATCATTGGAAATCGATCCTGATAATGCCTTCCAACCTTTCGAACGAATCCAGTCGGATGATACTAGAGTTGGGATGGGTCTTTCCGTTTGTTACGGGATTATCCAGTCGAACCGAGGCAAGCTTCTCGTTCGCAAATCTCCTTCGGGAACCGATTTCTTTGTTAAATTTCCCGTAAAATTCAGGTAG
- a CDS encoding cysteine synthase A, with protein sequence MKITKGFPGTVGNTPLIRLNYYSDKTGCEILGKAEFLNPGGSVKDRAALYIVEDAEKKGLLKPGGTVVEGTAGNTGIGLTHICNAKGYKTLIIIPDTQSKEKIDLLKTLGAEVRTVPAVPYKDPGNYVKVSARIAGETPNAIWANQFDNLANRLAHYHTTGPEIWEQTEGKIDVWVTSLGTGGTYAGTALYLKEKKSGLLSVAADPMGSTIYNFVKKGEIGSEGSSFTEGIGNGRITENMKDAPFDDAIQVTDGECLEVVYTLLKKEGLFLGGSSGINVGAAIKLAEKLGRGHTIVTILADSGARYQSRLFDQDWLKTKGYSIPKI encoded by the coding sequence ATGAAGATCACGAAAGGTTTTCCGGGAACTGTGGGGAATACTCCTCTGATTCGATTGAATTATTATTCCGATAAAACCGGCTGTGAAATTTTAGGTAAGGCTGAATTTCTAAATCCGGGAGGTTCCGTTAAGGATCGCGCAGCCCTTTATATAGTGGAAGACGCGGAAAAAAAAGGACTATTGAAACCGGGCGGCACCGTCGTCGAAGGGACCGCCGGGAATACCGGGATCGGATTGACACATATTTGTAATGCAAAAGGTTATAAAACCTTAATCATTATACCTGACACTCAGTCGAAAGAGAAAATCGATCTGTTAAAAACTTTAGGCGCGGAAGTCCGGACGGTTCCGGCAGTACCTTACAAAGATCCCGGAAATTATGTGAAGGTATCGGCTCGCATTGCCGGGGAAACCCCGAACGCGATCTGGGCCAATCAGTTCGATAACCTCGCCAATCGTTTGGCACACTATCATACGACGGGTCCGGAAATCTGGGAGCAAACGGAGGGTAAAATCGACGTATGGGTAACTTCCTTAGGAACCGGAGGTACATATGCGGGAACGGCGCTTTATTTAAAGGAAAAGAAATCGGGTCTGCTTTCCGTAGCGGCAGACCCGATGGGTTCAACAATTTATAATTTCGTTAAGAAAGGGGAAATCGGCTCCGAAGGGAGTTCCTTTACGGAGGGGATCGGTAACGGACGCATTACCGAGAATATGAAAGACGCCCCTTTTGACGACGCGATTCAAGTTACCGACGGCGAATGTTTGGAAGTCGTTTATACTCTATTGAAAAAAGAAGGACTATTTTTGGGCGGCTCCTCCGGGATTAATGTCGGTGCGGCTATAAAGTTGGCGGAGAAGCTGGGTCGCGGGCACACGATCGTTACGATACTCGCCGATAGCGGAGCAAGATACCAGTCTCGTCTTTTCGACCAAGACTGGTTGAAAACGAAGGGTTATTCTATTCCTAAGATTTAG
- a CDS encoding class I fructose-bisphosphate aldolase, which produces MLDKIKSALGGEADFLLNHVSKTIPKETLTIPGPSYVDDIFSKTDRNNGVLRNFQSIYNTGRLAGTGYLSILPVDQGIEHSAGASFAKNPAYFDPENIVKLAIEGGCNAVASTLGVLGLVSRKYAHRIPFVVKINHNELLSYPNKFDQILFANVEQAFDMGAAAVGATIYYGSDESSRQIQEISEAFHRAHELGLVTILWAYLRNDAFKTDKTDYHVATDLTGQANHLAATIEADIVKQKLPETNAGGFKDLKFGKKDDKMYTDLSSDHPIDMARYQVANCYMGKIGLINSGGPSGSNDLGDAVKAAVINKRAGGMGLISGRKAFQKPMKDGVALLNAIQDVYLSKDVTIA; this is translated from the coding sequence ATGTTAGACAAAATCAAGAGCGCACTCGGCGGAGAGGCGGATTTCCTATTGAATCACGTATCTAAAACGATTCCGAAGGAGACTCTCACCATCCCGGGTCCTTCGTATGTCGATGATATCTTTTCTAAAACCGACAGGAACAATGGTGTTCTAAGAAATTTCCAATCTATTTACAATACGGGGCGTTTGGCCGGAACCGGCTATCTTTCGATTCTTCCGGTCGATCAAGGCATAGAACACAGTGCAGGCGCTTCGTTTGCCAAAAATCCCGCATATTTCGATCCTGAAAATATCGTAAAACTCGCGATCGAAGGCGGCTGTAATGCGGTGGCTTCCACACTCGGAGTTTTGGGTCTGGTTTCCCGTAAATACGCACATAGAATTCCGTTCGTCGTAAAGATTAATCATAACGAACTCCTAAGTTATCCTAACAAATTCGATCAGATTTTATTCGCGAATGTGGAGCAGGCTTTCGATATGGGAGCCGCTGCCGTCGGTGCCACGATTTATTACGGTTCCGACGAGAGTTCCCGCCAAATCCAGGAAATTTCGGAGGCGTTTCATAGAGCTCACGAACTCGGCTTAGTTACGATTCTCTGGGCGTATCTCAGAAACGACGCGTTTAAGACCGATAAAACGGATTATCATGTTGCGACGGATTTAACGGGACAGGCCAATCATCTTGCCGCGACTATCGAAGCGGATATAGTAAAACAAAAGTTACCCGAAACGAATGCGGGCGGCTTTAAGGATCTTAAGTTCGGCAAGAAGGACGATAAAATGTATACCGATCTTAGTTCCGATCATCCGATCGATATGGCACGTTATCAAGTAGCGAATTGTTATATGGGAAAAATAGGTTTAATCAATTCCGGGGGGCCTTCCGGATCGAACGATCTTGGCGACGCCGTAAAGGCTGCCGTCATTAATAAACGTGCCGGCGGTATGGGATTGATTTCGGGAAGAAAGGCTTTCCAAAAACCGATGAAAGACGGCGTCGCGTTGTTGAACGCGATTCAAGACGTATACCTTTCGAAAGACGTAACGATCGCATAA
- a CDS encoding LA_0442/LA_0875 N-terminal domain-containing protein yields the protein MKEFSLKPSIGNLFPIIFTLIFILSGSISAETILLKNGDKVYATVIDQSTDFVTILKDTKRQSIPKGQILKIIFKDIKDEAELAKIIETEKKKLNKEGKKNEKEEQLDTILLEQMIKENSYKVVQKRLALIEKYLEEQDTDWEEYITSKRSPWDPVWRAAILPGWGLSHMKQNANGRAYQTVFIVSALAYFGFEKAAQDRSSKYDDKVNDVLLKNPLIYAQISAVLPASTAQLYIQQDQISKLQDLNKIKNQEHNYSSYSHNALSLGLGIYAIQLLHSYFVGKKWATHNFVETPSGEKVSAGINVKSVYVPMAAGGSIAGSEYRTDVRYVTLF from the coding sequence ATGAAAGAATTTTCCCTAAAACCATCGATCGGAAATTTATTTCCGATTATTTTTACGCTGATCTTTATTCTATCCGGCTCGATTTCGGCGGAAACCATTCTTTTAAAGAATGGAGATAAAGTGTACGCCACGGTAATCGATCAATCCACCGATTTTGTTACGATCTTGAAAGATACGAAGCGTCAATCGATCCCCAAGGGTCAAATTCTTAAAATTATCTTTAAGGACATTAAGGACGAGGCGGAACTCGCAAAAATCATAGAAACCGAAAAGAAGAAGCTGAATAAAGAAGGCAAAAAAAACGAGAAGGAAGAACAGTTAGATACGATACTGCTCGAGCAGATGATCAAGGAAAACAGCTATAAAGTCGTGCAAAAACGACTCGCTTTGATCGAAAAATATCTGGAGGAGCAGGATACCGACTGGGAAGAATATATTACATCCAAACGGAGTCCTTGGGACCCAGTATGGAGAGCTGCCATTCTGCCCGGCTGGGGATTAAGCCACATGAAGCAAAACGCAAACGGTAGGGCCTACCAAACGGTCTTCATCGTTTCTGCATTGGCTTATTTCGGTTTTGAAAAGGCGGCGCAAGATAGATCGAGTAAGTACGACGATAAAGTAAACGACGTCCTATTAAAAAATCCGCTGATATACGCGCAAATTAGCGCGGTTTTACCCGCTTCGACAGCCCAGCTCTATATACAACAGGATCAGATTTCAAAACTTCAGGACTTGAATAAGATAAAAAACCAGGAACACAACTATTCTTCTTACAGCCATAATGCGTTAAGCCTAGGACTCGGAATTTACGCAATCCAATTATTACATAGTTATTTTGTCGGCAAGAAATGGGCCACCCATAACTTCGTGGAAACTCCGTCCGGTGAAAAGGTGTCCGCAGGAATAAACGTTAAAAGCGTATATGTACCGATGGCAGCCGGAGGAAGTATAGCGGGATCGGAATATAGGACCGACGTACGCTACGTTACTTTATTCTAA
- a CDS encoding CBS domain-containing protein, with protein MLVKEILEKKDRKILSVEPQTTVWEAIRFMTKYDIGSVIVLDAGKLAGIFTERDLLHFASTDRENVFDKTVAEVMSTQLTTMTPGDQVDEVLAIMLKKRIRHMPILDGNRLTGIISIGDAVKAKIEKTEEENKNLKRYIYSESGFI; from the coding sequence ATGCTGGTTAAGGAAATCTTGGAAAAGAAGGACCGAAAGATTCTTTCGGTAGAACCCCAAACGACGGTTTGGGAGGCGATTCGCTTCATGACCAAGTACGATATTGGTTCTGTAATCGTTTTGGACGCGGGAAAGTTGGCAGGAATCTTTACGGAGCGCGATTTACTGCACTTTGCCTCCACGGATCGGGAAAACGTCTTTGATAAAACCGTTGCGGAAGTAATGTCAACCCAGTTGACCACGATGACTCCAGGAGACCAAGTAGACGAAGTCTTAGCGATTATGCTAAAAAAAAGAATCCGACACATGCCGATTCTGGATGGGAATCGGCTCACCGGTATTATTTCCATCGGGGATGCGGTAAAAGCTAAAATCGAAAAAACGGAAGAGGAAAATAAAAATCTGAAACGTTATATTTATAGTGAATCCGGCTTTATTTGA